One Aegilops tauschii subsp. strangulata cultivar AL8/78 chromosome 7, Aet v6.0, whole genome shotgun sequence genomic window carries:
- the LOC109755945 gene encoding transcription factor MYBS3, with the protein MTRDGVPPSAPAGGGAGDGPRRCSQCGHHGHNSRTCTARPVKLFGVRIGDKPIRKSVSMGNLAQLAEGSGGARAEGYGSEGDDDKPHRKRGESWSEEEHKNFLLGLNKLGKGDWRGISRNYVVSRTPTQVASHAQKYFIRQTNVNRRKRRSSLFDMVIEDPGDQPLSRSSSQEMPLSRSSSQDVEEFVDDLRPVTAPVTPPAPMPVITSVSVPPPVPVMAPPAPVPMLTYASAPSPVLAMAHQPQGNESAGSSSIAGEAGMVMPQVMPPYGYPPPMMIPAPHYVQAVFPYPYYGYAPMFYGPPVSMQASSPGTVQASHEPVRPVAVHSAPPVNVEDLYNMSKLNLKGDSSTNGVAPNLALPPNPNGRPERQSAFHGKEPENGSSNGLIPTK; encoded by the exons ATGACGCGGGACGGCGTGCCACCGTCGGCGCCTGCCGGCGGCGGTGCGGGGGACGGGCCGAGGCGGTGCTCGCAGTGCGGGCACCACGGGCACAACTCCCGCACGTGCACGGCGCGCCCCGTGAAGCTCTTCGGCGTGCGCATCGGCGACAAGCCAATCAGGAAGAGCGTCAGCATGGGCAACCTCGCGCAGCTCGCGGAGGGTAGCGGCGGTGCCAGGGCCGAGGGGTACGGCTCCGAGGGCGACGACGACAAACCACACAGGAAGCGAG GTGAGTCATGGTCAGAAGAGGAGCACAAAAATTTTCTACTTGGATTGAACAAATTAGGAAAAGGTGATTGGCGTGGCATATCCCGTAATTATGTTGTCTCGAGGACACCTACTCAAGTTGCTAGCCATGCTCAGAAGTATTTCATTCGCCAAACAAATGTTAATAGGAGAAAGAGAAGATCAAGCCTCTTCGATATGGTTATTGAGGAT CCTGGTGACCAGCCACTCTCCCGTTCATCGTCACAAGAGATGCCGCTCTCCCGTTCATCTTCACAAGATGTAGAAGAGTTCGTAGATGATCTACGACCTGTTACTGCTCCTGTGACACCACCCGCTCCTATGCCCGTGATAACATCTGTTTCTGTCCCACCACCAGTGCCAGTaatggcaccacctgctcctGTGCCTATGCTAACATATGCATCAGCCCCATCGCCAGTTCTAGCAATGGCACATCAACCTCAGGGCAATGAATCGGCTGGTTCAAGTTCAATTGCTGGAGAAGCAGGGATGGTGATGCCACAAGTGATGCCCCCATATGGTTATCCTCCTCCAATGATGATTCCTGCACCTCACTATGTCCAAGCAGTTTTTCCGTATCCGTACTATGGCTATGCTCCAATGTTCTATGGGCCACCAGTCTCTATGCAAGCATCATCACCAGGTACAGTACAAGCATCACATGAGCCTGTCAGGCCTGTTGCCGTCCACTCAGCTCCCCCGGTAAATGTTGAAGACCTGTACAACATGTCCAAACTCAACCTGAAGGGTGACTCAAGTACCAACGGTGTTGCGCCTAACTTGGCGTTGCCTCCAAATCCAAATGGGAGACCAGAGAGGCAATCTGCTTTCCATGGAAAAGAGCCTGAGAATGGCTCATCGAACGGACTAATCCCGACAAAATGA